The proteins below come from a single Eubacterium limosum genomic window:
- a CDS encoding type 1 glutamine amidotransferase family protein: MFTIYVYVLDTLADWELGHVISELNSGRFFKKDARRISLKTVSYSKAPIHTMGGLTILPDCLIEDIVVGKTSLLLLPGADTWNDPKHGAILEKASEFLASGAMVCAICGATAALASFGLLDKRPHTSNGPGFLEMVSPGYKGQSYYIDKPSVSEGNLITAAPTGALLWAKQIIEHLGVFQSNTLEAWYEYFSTGEPEHFFALMQTLPSGDGNGSL; encoded by the coding sequence ATGTTTACAATTTATGTTTATGTTCTTGATACTTTGGCGGACTGGGAATTAGGGCATGTTATTTCGGAGCTGAATTCCGGTCGGTTTTTTAAAAAGGACGCACGACGTATATCGCTCAAAACGGTAAGCTATTCTAAAGCGCCAATCCATACAATGGGCGGGCTCACAATCCTGCCCGACTGCTTAATCGAGGACATTGTTGTGGGTAAAACAAGCCTGCTACTGTTGCCGGGCGCAGACACCTGGAACGACCCAAAGCATGGGGCTATCCTCGAAAAAGCAAGCGAATTTCTCGCTTCAGGCGCTATGGTGTGCGCCATCTGTGGTGCTACCGCTGCCCTTGCCAGCTTTGGCTTATTGGATAAGCGCCCGCATACCAGCAATGGGCCGGGATTTCTCGAAATGGTTTCTCCCGGCTATAAGGGGCAAAGCTATTACATCGACAAACCCTCTGTATCGGAGGGCAATCTTATTACTGCCGCCCCTACCGGCGCTTTGCTGTGGGCAAAACAAATCATTGAGCATTTAGGCGTTTTTCAATCAAACACGCTGGAAGCCTGGTATGAATACTTTAGCACCGGGGAGCCTGAGCATTTCTTTGCCCTCATGCAAACTTTGCCGTCTGGCGATGGAAATGGAAGCCTATAA
- a CDS encoding ACT domain-containing protein, with product MTTTYMESHSVDGLTVDHKNLMISLKKVPVNSIILTRCLSELSDADVNVDIITQTAPVKNAFDVSFIVLERDLEKVKDIVNALGEEYPEIKITINKDITRLSVSGIGMRTQSGVAAKFFQVLADNDVQILMITTSEIRISCIIKIEDTEKAVAATKEAFDLED from the coding sequence ATGACGACCACCTATATGGAGAGCCACAGTGTTGACGGCCTGACCGTTGACCACAAAAACCTCATGATCTCGCTGAAGAAAGTGCCGGTCAATTCCATTATCCTGACCCGCTGCCTCAGCGAGCTGTCAGACGCCGACGTCAATGTCGATATCATCACCCAGACCGCGCCGGTCAAAAACGCCTTTGACGTTTCCTTTATTGTCCTCGAGCGCGACCTGGAGAAGGTCAAGGACATCGTAAACGCCCTTGGCGAGGAATACCCTGAAATTAAAATCACCATCAATAAGGATATTACACGCCTGTCCGTCTCAGGCATTGGCATGCGCACCCAGTCCGGGGTCGCCGCCAAATTCTTCCAGGTGCTGGCCGACAATGACGTCCAGATTCTAATGATCACCACCTCCGAAATCCGTATCTCCTGCATCATCAAGATCGAGGATACCGAGAAAGCGGTCGCGGCCACGAAAGAGGCCTTTGACCTGGAGGACTGA
- a CDS encoding aspartate kinase, with protein sequence MSIIVQKYGGTSMGTIDRIKNVARRIIKKREEGNQMVVVVSAMGKSTDELIKMAYSISDAPPRRELDMLLATGEQVSISMLSMALNAMGYDAISFTGPQVGVHTMGHHGKSRIMDIETRKIEDALNDGKIVIIAGFQGVNENDDITTLGRGGSDTSAVALSCVLECPCEIYTDVDGIYGVDPRLYPPAKKLSTVSFDEMLEMASLGAGVMHARAIELGSKYNAEIYVASSIHDVPGTLIKEGDSNMSPMEQQAITGLAIDNDELMVSLKNVPFDMNITAQFFSDLAKKSINIDMISQTAPVYGAINISFSAPIEDLSELRKILYDFMEKYPQVEMDINKEISKLSVVGIGMRSQSGVAAKFFQLLADNNIPMLMITTSEIRISCVIPSELRDTAVMATADAFDL encoded by the coding sequence ATGAGCATCATTGTCCAAAAATACGGCGGTACCTCCATGGGGACCATCGACCGTATTAAAAATGTCGCAAGACGTATTATTAAAAAAAGAGAAGAAGGCAATCAGATGGTCGTGGTGGTTTCTGCCATGGGCAAAAGCACCGACGAGCTCATCAAAATGGCTTACTCCATCAGCGACGCGCCGCCGAGACGTGAGCTGGATATGCTGTTAGCGACCGGCGAGCAGGTCTCGATCTCCATGCTGTCCATGGCCCTCAACGCCATGGGCTACGACGCAATCTCCTTTACCGGCCCCCAGGTGGGCGTCCACACTATGGGCCACCACGGGAAATCCCGGATCATGGATATTGAAACCCGGAAAATCGAGGATGCCCTAAACGACGGCAAGATCGTTATTATCGCAGGTTTCCAGGGGGTTAATGAAAATGACGATATCACCACCCTGGGCCGGGGCGGCTCTGACACCAGCGCGGTTGCCCTGTCCTGTGTGTTGGAATGCCCCTGCGAAATCTACACCGATGTGGACGGCATCTACGGTGTGGACCCGCGGCTGTACCCGCCGGCTAAAAAGCTGAGCACAGTAAGCTTTGACGAAATGCTGGAAATGGCCAGCCTGGGCGCAGGCGTCATGCACGCCCGCGCCATCGAGCTGGGCAGCAAGTACAACGCGGAAATCTATGTGGCATCCAGTATTCACGACGTGCCCGGTACTCTCATTAAGGAAGGTGACAGCAACATGAGCCCTATGGAACAGCAGGCCATTACCGGCCTCGCCATCGACAACGACGAGCTGATGGTGTCTCTCAAGAACGTTCCCTTTGATATGAACATTACAGCCCAGTTCTTCTCAGACCTGGCTAAAAAAAGCATCAACATCGACATGATCAGCCAGACCGCTCCGGTCTACGGCGCGATCAACATTTCCTTTTCCGCCCCCATCGAGGATCTGTCCGAGCTGCGGAAGATCCTGTATGATTTCATGGAAAAATACCCTCAGGTGGAAATGGACATCAACAAGGAAATCTCCAAGCTTTCTGTTGTGGGCATCGGCATGCGCAGCCAGTCCGGCGTTGCGGCCAAATTCTTCCAGCTTTTGGCCGACAACAATATCCCCATGCTCATGATCACAACCTCTGAAATCCGCATTTCCTGCGTGATTCCATCCGAACTGCGGGATACGGCTGTCATGGCCACCGCCGACGCGTTCGACCTGTAG
- the dapD gene encoding 2,3,4,5-tetrahydropyridine-2,6-dicarboxylate N-acetyltransferase translates to MTNEELKKQFDLNDPYQIAKYIKAVEKSTPVKAYVRGYLRSSDLAGYEYYGDPSACMIIGEAGEISALLDAKAGSISSVRIECDRRNSAIPLLDLTEVDARIEPGSFIREGAHIHKNAVVMMGAVINIGAVVGEGTMIDMNAVLGARATIGKNCHIGAGAVVAGVLEPPSKQPVIIEDEVLIGANAVILEGVKIGKGAVVAAGSVVTEDIPAGVVAAGSPAKVIKDKDEKTEDKTELLDDLRG, encoded by the coding sequence ATGACAAACGAAGAACTGAAAAAACAATTTGATTTAAACGACCCATACCAGATCGCAAAATACATTAAGGCCGTCGAGAAATCCACGCCGGTAAAGGCCTATGTCCGCGGCTACCTGAGATCGAGCGACCTGGCTGGCTACGAATATTATGGCGATCCTTCCGCCTGCATGATCATCGGTGAGGCCGGTGAGATCAGCGCCCTTCTGGACGCCAAGGCAGGCTCAATCTCTTCTGTCCGCATCGAATGTGACCGCCGCAACTCGGCCATTCCGCTGCTGGACTTAACCGAGGTGGACGCCCGCATCGAGCCCGGCTCCTTTATCCGCGAGGGCGCGCACATTCACAAAAACGCTGTGGTCATGATGGGTGCCGTGATCAATATCGGCGCGGTTGTGGGCGAGGGCACCATGATTGATATGAACGCTGTGCTGGGCGCGCGTGCTACCATTGGCAAGAACTGCCATATCGGGGCGGGTGCTGTGGTTGCCGGCGTGCTTGAGCCACCGTCAAAACAGCCGGTCATCATTGAGGACGAAGTTCTGATCGGGGCCAACGCCGTTATCCTTGAGGGCGTCAAAATCGGTAAGGGCGCTGTGGTTGCCGCTGGTTCGGTAGTGACAGAGGATATCCCTGCCGGCGTTGTGGCCGCAGGCTCCCCTGCCAAGGTCATTAAAGACAAGGACGAAAAAACCGAGGATAAAACCGAATTACTCGACGATTTGAGAGGTTAG
- the dapB gene encoding 4-hydroxy-tetrahydrodipicolinate reductase produces MLNILLSGVGGAMGHMLQTIIGEDPDCQIVAGFDINTDQDTPFPVYSDLSQCAEKADVIIDFSHYKAFDSVFGYARDTRTPIVIATTGLSEANLADIEAGSKEFPVFRTANMSLGINLLAKALRDMAGALEDGFDIEIIEKHHNKKADAPSGTALLLADAVNDGLENKKDYTFGRHGRDCKRKPQELGIHAVRGGTIPGEHTVLFAGNDELIEIRHTALSKKVFASGAVTAAKYLVDQAPGLFNMEMLIDN; encoded by the coding sequence ATGCTAAATATACTCTTATCCGGCGTCGGCGGCGCCATGGGGCATATGCTCCAGACCATTATCGGTGAAGATCCGGACTGCCAGATTGTGGCAGGTTTTGACATCAACACCGATCAGGATACCCCCTTCCCTGTCTATTCCGATTTAAGCCAGTGTGCGGAAAAGGCGGATGTCATCATTGACTTTTCCCACTACAAGGCCTTTGACAGCGTCTTTGGCTATGCCAGAGACACCAGAACCCCCATCGTCATCGCCACCACCGGCCTCTCCGAAGCGAACCTGGCCGATATTGAAGCCGGCTCAAAGGAATTTCCGGTTTTCAGAACAGCCAACATGAGCCTGGGCATCAACCTTCTGGCAAAAGCCCTGCGGGATATGGCCGGTGCTCTGGAGGACGGCTTTGACATTGAGATTATCGAGAAACACCACAATAAAAAAGCCGACGCCCCCAGCGGCACCGCGCTGCTCCTTGCCGACGCGGTAAACGACGGCCTTGAAAATAAAAAGGACTATACCTTTGGCCGCCACGGCAGAGACTGTAAGCGGAAACCCCAGGAGCTGGGCATCCACGCCGTCCGCGGCGGCACCATCCCCGGCGAGCACACGGTGTTATTTGCCGGCAACGATGAACTGATCGAAATCCGCCACACTGCCCTCTCCAAAAAAGTCTTTGCAAGCGGCGCAGTGACCGCGGCCAAATACCTTGTAGACCAGGCTCCTGGCCTTTTCAATATGGAAATGCTGATTGACAATTAA
- the dapA gene encoding 4-hydroxy-tetrahydrodipicolinate synthase: MSTIFTGSCVALVTPFRDNKIDFDRFRELIDWHIENGTDAILVAGTTGETSTLTDQEHLDLLRVAGEHIAGRVPYIAGTGSNDTAYSIMLSKYAEEQGADAVLVINPYYNKSTQKGIYVHIKAIADAIKVPIIVYNVPSRTGANISVSTMQKLAEIPNVQAVKEASGDISQITEIARTCGDKLDVYSGNDDQTLPILSVGGKGIISVSANIIPRDMHDLVATFMDGDVDKARKMQFDTNLINLAMFYETNPIPVKTAMRLLGTDTGEMRLPLVEMEEANKARLVEALKEYGLL; the protein is encoded by the coding sequence ATGTCCACTATTTTTACAGGAAGCTGTGTGGCTCTGGTCACACCATTCAGGGACAACAAGATTGATTTTGACCGGTTCAGAGAGCTCATTGACTGGCACATCGAAAATGGCACCGACGCCATTCTGGTGGCCGGAACCACCGGCGAGACCTCAACCCTCACCGATCAGGAGCATCTTGATCTGCTGCGGGTTGCCGGCGAACATATCGCCGGACGCGTTCCCTACATTGCCGGTACCGGCAGTAATGATACCGCCTACTCCATCATGCTCTCAAAATACGCTGAGGAGCAGGGTGCGGACGCGGTTTTAGTCATTAACCCCTACTACAACAAATCCACCCAGAAGGGGATTTACGTACACATTAAGGCCATTGCCGACGCCATCAAGGTGCCGATCATTGTCTACAATGTGCCCAGCCGCACCGGGGCCAACATCAGTGTGTCCACCATGCAGAAGCTGGCCGAGATCCCCAATGTCCAGGCGGTCAAGGAAGCCAGCGGCGATATCAGCCAGATCACAGAAATTGCCCGCACCTGCGGCGACAAGCTGGATGTTTACAGCGGCAACGACGACCAGACCCTGCCTATCCTTTCTGTGGGCGGCAAGGGTATTATCTCCGTTTCTGCCAACATCATTCCAAGGGATATGCACGACCTGGTAGCCACCTTTATGGACGGCGATGTGGACAAGGCGCGGAAAATGCAATTTGACACCAACCTGATTAACCTGGCCATGTTCTATGAAACCAACCCGATCCCGGTTAAAACCGCCATGCGGCTGCTGGGCACCGATACCGGCGAAATGCGCCTGCCCCTGGTTGAAATGGAAGAGGCCAATAAGGCGCGTTTGGTTGAAGCCCTGAAGGAATACGGACTGCTTTAA
- a CDS encoding aspartate-semialdehyde dehydrogenase, whose amino-acid sequence MKSYNVAVVGATGMVGQKMLQVLEEMKFPVNNLYPMASARSKGKTVKFGDKEYVVEELCDEAFDKDIDIALFSAGGSTSERFAPAAAKRGVIVIDNSSAWRMDPEVPLVVPEVNPEDLKGHKNIIANPNCSTIQAMVALKPIYDKYGIDRIVYSTYQAVSGSGVKGYKDLEEGVKGAENQFYPHPIAYNCLPHIDDFLDNGYTKEEMKMVNETHKIMHDDNIRVTATTVRVPVYYGHSESINVETKKSFEIEDVKALFKDAPGCVLRDDPANNVYPLAREAEGTNDVYIGRIRRDFSIDNGINFWCVADNIRKGAAANAVQIAFALIEEGLI is encoded by the coding sequence TCCAGTGAATAATTTATATCCTATGGCTTCTGCCCGCTCCAAGGGTAAAACCGTCAAATTCGGCGATAAAGAATACGTGGTTGAGGAGCTCTGCGACGAGGCCTTTGACAAGGATATTGATATTGCCCTGTTCTCTGCCGGCGGCAGCACCAGCGAACGCTTTGCCCCTGCCGCTGCCAAGAGAGGCGTTATTGTCATTGACAACAGCTCTGCTTGGCGCATGGACCCGGAAGTGCCGCTGGTTGTGCCGGAGGTAAATCCAGAGGACTTAAAAGGACATAAAAACATCATTGCCAACCCAAACTGCTCTACCATCCAGGCCATGGTCGCCTTAAAGCCCATCTATGACAAATACGGGATCGACCGTATCGTCTACTCTACCTACCAGGCCGTTTCCGGCTCTGGCGTCAAGGGCTACAAGGATCTGGAGGAAGGCGTAAAGGGCGCCGAAAACCAGTTTTACCCACACCCCATCGCCTACAACTGCCTGCCCCATATCGACGATTTTCTGGACAACGGCTATACCAAGGAAGAAATGAAAATGGTCAACGAAACCCACAAGATCATGCATGACGACAATATCCGGGTGACCGCTACCACAGTGCGTGTTCCGGTTTACTACGGCCATTCCGAAAGCATTAACGTTGAAACCAAAAAGTCTTTTGAAATCGAGGATGTCAAGGCCCTTTTCAAGGACGCACCAGGCTGTGTCCTGAGAGATGACCCTGCCAACAATGTTTACCCGCTGGCCCGTGAAGCCGAAGGCACCAATGACGTCTATATCGGCCGTATCCGCCGCGATTTCAGCATCGACAACGGCATCAACTTCTGGTGTGTTGCCGACAACATCCGCAAGGGCGCAGCTGCCAACGCGGTACAGATCGCTTTCGCCTTAATCGAAGAAGGCTTAATTTAA